CGGGAAAGTATGATAGTATATGTCAGGACATACTGGTCGATTAACCTCCCCCTCAAACCTCAAACATTGTTGTTTCACTAAATTCGCCTTCCAACACACCAAGCTACTCGCCCTCAAAATGTTCCTCTCTTCCTCCACTTGATATTGCTGGTGGCCAAGAGAGTAGTATTACACCACTGGCTCTCCAGCTTAATGCCAGACATATCAACAGTGATTTCACAACTGAATATACTGTTCAGGTATGATCAGATCGAGGCAAAAAGAGAGCTCTGCTACTAAATTCTTCCGAAAATGGAAGACTTTTCTGACCACACATTTCATCCCCTCTGAAATCTCAGAGATAGTCAAACCATTCTAGTATACCTCCTCGTACCTAATCTCCTTTTTAAAAGGTACTTTGGGCGCTCTTCAACTTAAACTTCCCTTTCCCTCCCCTTTTCATGTCTTTTCTTTATCATACTATTATTATATTTTCTAATATGATGATTGCTAGAAACCAATTTTATATATAGATGGACTATTTCAAACGATGTATAATTCCAGAAAACTTGGTATATTTCCCTCCCCTTTTTTCATTTCGGTCCCTGTTTTAAAAATTGAAAATgtttcaataaaaagaatttaaaaaaaacaacaacacataaAGGAGGTCACTAAAGGGCTAAGTATGGGGATTGCTTCTCTCTGTGAGTTTTTTGATGtgtaacaagagctgatttctgattaaaacattttccacattctgagcatgaaaatggcttctccccggtgTGATTTCTGTGATGTATAACGAGATCTGATTTCTGCTTAAAattttttccacattctgaacatgaaaatggcctctCTTCTCTGTGAGTTTTTTTATGTGAAAAGAGAGTTGATTTctgcttaaaacattttccacattctgaacatgaaaatggcctctcctctgtgtgatttctctgatgtacaacaagatatGATTTGCGAGTAAAACGCTTactacattctgagcatgaaaatggcttctcttctcTGTGAGTTTCTTGATGTATAAAAAGATATGAtttctgcttaaaacatttcccacattctgaacatgaaaatggcttctccccggtgtgaattctctgatgtataacaagatatgatttctgcttaaaacatttcccacattctgaacatgaaaatggcttctccccggtgtgaattctctgatgtataacaagatatgatttctgcgtaaaacattttccacattctgaacatgaaaatggcctctcctctgtgtgatttctctgatgtacaacaagatatGATTTGCGAGTAAAACGCTTactacattctgagcatgaaaatggcttctcttctcTGTGAGTTTTTTTATGTGAAAAGAGACTTGATTTctgcttaaaacattttccacaatctgaacatgaaaatggcctctCTTCTCTGTGAGTTTTTTGATGtgtaacaagagctgatttctggttaaaacatttcccacattctgaacatgaaaatggcttctcccctgtgtgaacttTCTGATGTTTATCAAGATTTGATTtatgcttaaaacatttcccacattctgagcatgaatatggcttctctcctgtgtgagttctatgATGTACAACAAGCTCTGGATTAttgctaaaacatttcccacactctgaacatgaaaatggcttctccccggtgtgaattctctgatgtataaaaaGATATGAtttctgcttaaaacatttcccacattctgaacatgaaaatggcttctccccggtgtgaattctctgatgtataacaagatatgatttctgcttaaaacatttcccacattctgaacatgaaaatggcttctccccggtgtgaattctctgatgtataacaagatatgatttctgcgtaaaacattttccacattctgaacatgaaaatggcctctcctctgtgtgagttctctgatgtacaacaagatatGATTTGCGAGTAAAACGCTTactacattctgagcatgaaaatggcttctctttgTGAGTTTTTTTATGTGAAAAGAGACTTGATTTctgcttaaaacattttccacaatctgaacatgaaaatggcctctCTTCTCTGTGAGTTTTTTGATGTCTAACAAGAGTtgatttctggttaaaacatttcccacattctgaacatgaaaatggcttctccccgatgtgaattctctgatgtataacaagatgtgattgtcggtgaaaacatttcccacattctgaacatgaaaatggcttctcccctgtgtgagttctctcgtgtataacaagatgtgatttatggTTGAAActtttaccacattctgaacatgaaaatggcttttcttcTACGTGTGCTGTTGGATGTTTAGCACTTCTTCTGTGACTTTTATTCTGTGttacagtctgtgatgaatcagaacatcggacctgtttaaaagaatcaaatgatgCATTGTTGCTGTGATTGGATGAAGATATATCTTGGATATTGGCATGCTCTTCAAATGTATCTCGTGTGATACCACAGTCATCTACTTCAAAATCCAAAGATACCAGAGGTTTCTCTAAgttcctggtacagtcatctACCAATAACAAAAGACATTTTATTATTGATTAATAATATACCAAAATATTCTATTGAAATTTTATTACATTTCAGTAATAAAAAATCTACATAAAGGCATGGCACAAAATACAAGAATTAACTGACTAAAACGGTGGTGGCCAAAAAGATCATGATCTAACAGTAGACTGATGGGCATAACTAGGCCAGGTTAGCCCCCACCTTGAGCAAATTCCCTGCAACCTTCACCCAATCattttaaatacatataaataaaacatttcctagCGCTGGACAAGAGGCGCTCAATGTCCCCTTAGTTCCCCACACCATAGTAATCTACCCTAAGAGTCCCTTTCACAGTAGAATTCCTGTTTAGTATCCTCACCTAATGCCCCCTTGTTGTCTTCAAACAGTATTTATGCCTAGAGATGgcattgcggttcgcccggtggtcgttttgcggcaaactttcgcgattcgccaaacaagagaacatatggcgatattcgcgcccgccatattcttttacattgtgaagaacttcgacccatgacacatccattaggtggtacaggacagccaattgagacgtttcagcacatggacataccccctaccttattaataaacctgatctggctgccattttacattcagtcttttgccagtgtagggagaggttgctgtgtggagcagggacagaatgttagggacaccaaaagctagttaataggaccacaaaagtccttttaaggactggtataggtgtgctatcgatagatgtgacatactgaggggtgtaatatacttataatatactttctaacatagaaagatgATAATAACTTACTGGTaattagattttccattttgcctccacaacggcactaagCAGGAGGGTTACCTcgcctcccagggacaggaaacaacgtgaaGAACCAACCTTTAAAAGCCTCCTCCCATGTTCCTTCTCCATTAAGTATCCGAGTAACTCAAAGATAATGCTGAACATAAGAGTTTATTAAAGAAAAAGAAACAGAGCACCATGCAAAACTTGTTAAGGTACATCGAAAATTGTCATAAGAAATCATAAGGGTGGGAAATACCAGTGCCATTGTGGAGGCTAAATGGAAAAtctaattaccggtaagtaattatcatcttttccatacgcctccccaacggcactaagCAGGAGGATTAACAGAGAATTCATCAAGCCCCCTAAGGTGGGACCACCGCAGACAGAACCTTGCGTCCAAAAGAGGTCCCTGTTGGAGGCAATGTCCAGCCTATAGTGCTTGAAAAAGGTGTTTGGGccagaccaggtggccgcctgacATATTTGACTCAGGGAGGCGGAAGAATTTTCCGCCCAGGAGGTAGAGACAGCCCTGGTAGAATGGGCCGTTAGCTGAGATGGAGGAGAAAAATCTTTTTCTTTGTATGCCTTGGAAATAACAGTTTTTATCCAATGGGAGATAGTCATTTTAGAGGCCCCTAGGCCCTTATTTTTCCCTGCAAATTGGATCAGTAGGCGGCTAGACTTTCTAAAGTCCCTTGTGGCTTCTAGGTAGGCCAGGACACATCTTCCAACGTCCAAGTTATGGAATTTGGCTTCCTTTTCAGTCTTGGCCTGTGGACAGAAGGTAGGCAAATAGATCTGTTGGTCGCAGT
This window of the Bufo bufo chromosome 6, aBufBuf1.1, whole genome shotgun sequence genome carries:
- the LOC121004250 gene encoding zinc finger protein 420-like, which translates into the protein MARDKAPGVDGLPMEVYKVFQGILLPELLKVFEFSLDAGSLPPSMQEALIVVIPKPGKDPKYPDSYRPILLLTVDVKLLTKVLATRLSRLILTIVHPDQTGFMPGKSTAINIRRLYTSLQIPGEDSGDRAVLTLDAAKAFDSIEWKYLWTVLNCMGFGTQFIRWVQVLYSTPRARIRANGGISDYINLQRDYATRYPEAIPLRHTSAKLIAKELMGMFSQVGIPKEILTDQGTPFMSKVMKELCRLLNVKHLHTSVYHPQTDGLVERFNKTLKTMLKRAVSKDGKDWDLLLPYVLFGVREVPQASTGFSPFKLLYGRHPRGLLDGTKEAWEQQPTPHKSVIEHIEKMQERIGTVLPIVRDHMEAAQLAQSQVYNRATQVRTFNLGDRVLLLVPTVDSKFLARWQGPYEVMEKVGPVNYKVYQPGRQKPTLCLDCGEGSGSTSDPAESLLCVRHDIVTEPQVKVRLKPYRMPEARRQAISKEVKSMLRLGVIEESRKQSTEDISTDNRPDDCTRNLEKPLVSLDFEVDDCGITRDTFEEHANIQDISSSNHSNNASFDSFKQVRCSDSSQTVTQNKSHRRSAKHPTAHVEEKPFSCSECGKSFNHKSHLVIHERTHTGEKPFSCSECGKCFHRQSHLVIHQRIHIGEKPFSCSECGKCFNQKSTLVRHQKTHREERPFSCSDCGKCFKQKSSLFSHKKTHKEKPFSCSECSKRFTRKSYLVVHQRTHTEERPFSCSECGKCFTQKSYLVIHQRIHTGEKPFSCSECGKCFKQKSYLVIHQRIHTGEKPFSCSECGKCFKQKSYLFIHQRIHTGEKPFSCSECGKCFSNNPELVVHHRTHTGEKPYSCSECGKCFKHKSNLDKHQKVHTGEKPFSCSECGKCFNQKSALVTHQKTHREERPFSCSDCGKCFKQKSSLFSHKKTHREEKPFSCSECSKRFTRKSYLVVHQRNHTEERPFSCSECGKCFTQKSYLVIHQRIHTGEKPFSCSECGKCFKQKSYLVIHQRIHTGEKPFSCSECGKCFKQKSYLFIHQETHREEKPFSCSECSKRFTRKSYLVVHQRNHTEERPFSCSECGKCFKQKSTLFSHKKTHREERPFSCSEWYCSPPIPVTTLDALL